One Pararhizobium sp. IMCC3301 DNA segment encodes these proteins:
- a CDS encoding cation diffusion facilitator family transporter: MAGHHHHVDPDAGDARVFWAVVVNLGLTVAQIIGGILSGSLALLADALHNFSDAISLIIAFVARKIARRPADENMTFGYGRAEIVAALVNYTTLIVIGLYLTYEAVLRFFNPQGVDGWIVIIIAGIALVVDIATALLTYSLSKQSMNIRAAFLHNVADALGSVAVIFAGTLILLYDWRLVDPIVTLLIAGYILWQSFVEIGPVIRILMLGSPPDTNISAILAKMRATNGVDGVHHLHVWQMQEHEPAINAHLIITEGQWGRADAIKTAVKQTLVTEFGISHTILETECCRHACTQPSVVGHEQFENHRDGDMAAEGAIHQH, translated from the coding sequence CCGGATGCGGGGGATGCCCGTGTGTTCTGGGCGGTGGTGGTCAATCTGGGGCTGACTGTTGCGCAGATCATCGGCGGGATTCTGTCCGGCAGTCTGGCCTTGCTGGCTGATGCGCTGCATAATTTTTCCGATGCCATTTCGTTGATCATCGCATTTGTCGCACGCAAGATTGCGCGCCGGCCGGCCGATGAAAACATGACCTTCGGCTATGGCCGGGCCGAAATTGTTGCGGCGCTGGTGAATTACACCACCCTGATCGTCATCGGGCTGTATCTGACCTACGAGGCCGTGCTGCGGTTTTTTAATCCGCAGGGTGTCGATGGCTGGATTGTGATCATCATTGCAGGCATTGCCCTGGTGGTTGATATTGCCACCGCGTTGCTGACCTATTCGCTGTCCAAGCAGAGCATGAATATCCGCGCGGCCTTTCTGCACAATGTGGCCGATGCGCTGGGGTCGGTTGCCGTGATCTTTGCCGGGACATTGATCCTTTTATATGACTGGCGGCTGGTGGACCCGATCGTCACCCTGCTGATTGCCGGTTATATTCTCTGGCAGTCCTTTGTTGAAATCGGACCTGTTATCCGCATCCTGATGCTTGGCAGCCCGCCCGATACGAATATCAGCGCTATTCTGGCAAAAATGCGGGCCACGAACGGGGTTGACGGTGTGCATCATCTGCATGTCTGGCAGATGCAGGAGCATGAACCCGCCATCAATGCGCATCTGATTATTACCGAAGGCCAGTGGGGACGCGCCGATGCCATCAAGACAGCGGTCAAGCAGACACTTGTGACCGAGTTCGGAATTTCCCATACGATCCTTGAAACCGAATGCTGCCGGCATGCCTGCACCCAGCCCAGTGTGGTGGGCCATGAACAGTTCGAGAACCATCGGGATGGGGATATGGCCGCTGAAGGAGCGATCCACCAGCATTGA